From the genome of Nicotiana tabacum cultivar K326 chromosome 17, ASM71507v2, whole genome shotgun sequence:
GCTTTATAGAAGAAGACGACACTTGAAAGGGAACAACGGCGAAAGAAGACGGGGCCCTGATGATTGATACTAAAGACCTGAAAGTCTGATCCTGGCGGCGGCCTGAACGAACAATAGCCGCCGGAGATGCTATTGCAGCAGCCATGGGATATGGACGGCGTCACCGACTAAAGAGCAGCGAGTAAATCcagaaaagtaaaaaataatagGGTTTTGGAGTGGAAGAATCGAGAAAGAAACATGCTTTCTCATTCCCGTCAGCTGAACATTGCACGAGGCACTACTAGAGAGAGAGGAGGGTGATTTCGCAAATGTTCTGCTTTAAATTATATTGCACTTTGGTCCCTATAGTTGTATGTTATAGTTTTTGTCCCTCTACCAGTGGACCAACTTCAAATATTTGGAGCAACAAATAGTTACTCATACTAACTTTCCTATTCATCAGATAGCTAGAAAAAAACACCAAAATTTTGCAAGCCACAGTAGAATTTGTTCTTATTATAAGAGCTTGGATCAACTGGTCGCTCTATTTATAATGTCAATTTGATCCAAGTACTCTTACTGCAAATGTTGATTGATATACTGATTCATTCCAAGTTCTCGATAACTTGAAGATCACCACCAAGCTGACAATCGACGTTTGAACACTTCCACTGCAAAAAGATAAGTCGAAGTTCGAGTCTATTGCACGATAAAAGAGAACATTGTTGTCTTGTTGGTCCTTCTGGAAAAGGGTGGGggttattaaaaaattaattaaaaagaaaaacaaacgaaGTGAGAGATCTTTCCAAATTCAAATGACCACCAAGTTCACCTAATAGTTGTTGGGATACACTATTAACCGTAGTTTACACATAGTAttgcattttatattttatagaacaattatttatttaatttattcaattcaataaattattattttaaatagatcatttgttaTATGTGTGTCCtttagttatgtagtagacaaTTTAGTATATGGAGTTTTAGCTCATGCACAGAAGATTAAATTGCcggttctcataattaataaactatgttcacaatcgAAGATGTTATTGGgcaaaatatcttgatgattgtagcacaagattatagtataatttgtcttgattatgGAAGTGGTTTTACtccgacttcttgtgctagtatacttagtgtatattgaacggaccaagtagagaaaagatgtttttgtactgaatatatataaaatattctctctaattcattaaatgagcttatactcataatcttgatataattattatgatcaatgtgatttatttattgttttgattaatcaaaaggtacaactctattcagagttagtgtatgcctaatagattggacaatGACGAATAgcatttgtgaaataataattagttgatagaattcATGACTCGGTTTTGAGTTTGATGATACCCTtttatgtaagcttataagttttcatgtgaaaacccAGTCGatggattttgtatccgtcacatgaaatagtttaagcggaattatagaggatttaattagttgattaaattaaattatcagcaatttaatttaattaactggtatttgtgatcttaacatggggagttaaaataagtgttagtgaatttttgaaattcatatTGAGGAATTCAATTGCAGTTTTTAGTGGAATAAATTACAATTAATTATAGTAGGAATTAATTCATCCAAATTTCTGAATTATGCTATAATTGGTAGCCTCTTACTATTTTTGTGGTCTCTGTTATACCTAGCAAAAACTTAGGCTTGACTTGGGTAAAAAATGACTTGGGAGAAAAGTCATCGTGTAGAGTTAGAGTAGGATTCTACTTGCACAAGCAGAATCCTACACGTTTTTGGAGCCTTCTTTGGTTGGAAAACGAGTCTAcataaggaagatattttttACCCAATAACTGACCTTTTTCGAGTTGTATTGTTCTTGCCCACTTAAAGCAATTTCGTCCAAAGTCTTACTAGGACCATAGCAAAAGACTGCAGTCCTAGATTCATGCTATGAGGAGGACCTATGCAACGTTTTCAAGAGGTTAGTGGTTTTTAATCTCGTAATTATATCATTGTCTAGTTTACATGTATAAGATGCCTGAATTGTATGCTTGCTTCCGCTGCGCATGTTCTAATAATTGGCATCAGACGTCGTCTTACATCTAACTAGATAATATAATACATCATAAATAGAGTAATATTTAAAACGTGTTGTTAAATGATACATTTTTGGTATGATTATTCTATGAAAATAGTAGATTAACAtataaaatacaatattgttttgGTATGGTTATTCTATGTCAAAAATGTGACtgttttaattagtattttaattcTGAAATTATGGATTAATATACATATGCATAAATAATGGTGTTATATTTCATGACAATCTATTTTTATCATGTTtttgttgcattttttttttaaagagatAACAGTGTTGATTTAATAAAAATGTGACCGTTTTGAATATTATTTCAGTTTTGAAATAATGGATTAATATACATAAAGTATGAACAGTGGTGAAAATAGTGATACTTTTCCCATATTTATTGTATTAGATCCATGAAAACGGTTATTTTTATATATGAAAACGACACTGtaattttataataatattattttgagTTCTGAAATCATGAATTAACATACATAAGTATATTATGTGATTTGAATGAGTCAAAATAATCAAAACCTTaaaaaaacaccaaaaacaaaatGTTTCGAATATGTCATGAATTTGGAATTCTGAAATTCTGTCGAactacgattgacctcaaatttagtAGGTTCATCGAAAATGACCCAATGAGCAATACTCATCAGCTTTGCTCATGACGTACGTTGTTTTTTGGGCATTCAGGGTCGTTTAGATggggttttggccatttttctattttctggaatttgttttaactaaaaaaaaatcttaagaAAACAGTGATGGTAGGGTTCAATTCCCATGGTTTCCAATCATGTTTTACAGTAATATAATGAATTTATATGTTGACATAGGTCTTCATCCACATCGGATAAGTTCATTATAGATGATTACTGTAGTTTTACCTCTAGTTATTTGATTAATTGTATTAACTCTCCAACTGAGTTATATATTGATTCTATGAAACTAGAGTTTATAAAAGTGATATTTATCAATCTTAAATTAAAAGTTTACTCACCATCTGAGTTGGTTCTATTTTAATTTATGGGGTAAACATCTTATCAATCAGATTAACCATGTCTTCATTCAACCCACTTACCTCAATTTTGAACCAAAACAAGTTAGAAGGACCAAATTATGTTGACTGGAAAAGGAACCTTGATATTGTCCTAACTGCTGAAAGTTACAAATTTGTAATCACTGAGGAATGCCCAGAAAAACCTGATGAAGATGCCACTGATGATCAGGTTAAGGCATATGACAAATGGGTCAAGGTTGATGAGATGATACGATGTTACATTCTTGCCTCTATGGCGAATGTTTTGCAACATCCGCATCAGTCTATGGGGTCTGCTTATGATATGCTCGAAAGTCTCAAAGAGATGTTCGGTGAGCAAAATTGTACGTCTAAGCAGACAATCATGAAAACCCTTTTGAACACCAAAATGGCTAAAGGATCATCGGTCAGGGACCATGTTCTGAAGATGATGTGTCTTTTGAATGAACTGGAGGTCCTTTGAGCTGTGATTGATAAGGAATCTCAAGTTGAGATAGTCCTGTAGACTCTGTCTGACAGTTTTTAACAATTTTGCTTGAACTATAATATGAACAAAATGGATTTGTCACTGGCGAAATTTTTGAATAAGCTGCAAGTGGCAGAATCTATTATCAAACAGCAAGCTCCAGTTGTGGCACTAAATGTTGAGAAAGCTTCGGTTTCTAAGTCGAAAGGcggtaagaaaaagaagaatcaaAAGGTTTTGGCACCTGGAGGTGCGGTTGGTGTGAAAAAGCCCAAAGGAAAGTGCTATCATTGCAAGCAACTTAGGCATCACAAAAAGCAATGCCCTGCCTATCTGGCAAAGTTGAATAAGTAAGGTAATTCGAATTTAAATGTCGTTGAAACTTGTTTAGCGGTTATCTCTACCATGTTTTGGTGTTTAGATTCAGGATCCACTAATCATATCTGCACTACTTTGCATGGGTTTCAGGAAACGCGACGGCTAAGTGAGAATGAAGTTTGTATTTTTGAAGCCAATGGCGAGCCAGTACCAGCTTTAGCATTATGAGATATTAGAGTTTCGTTAGTAGTAATAGAGTTTTAATTTTGAAAGATGTTTTCTATGTACCttctattaaaaataatttgattttggtttcgaAAATAATGGATGCTGAGTATAATGTTGATTTTGCTAATAACTCTGTTGTTATTAAGTTTAATAAATGTTTTATCTACACTGCTGCTAGAGTACATGACCTTTTTATTCTTGATATATCTTCTCATCTGCTACAACCAAAAGAATTAAATAACATTAATCTTCCACATAAAAGAAAATGTATCTCTGAATTGAGCCAAACTTATTTGTGGCACTTACGTCTAGGTCATATAAATCTAAATAGGATCTCGAGATTGGTTTCTGATGGACCTTTGAGTTCATTGAAAGTGGAGGCACCGCCAACATGCTAATCCTGTTTAGAAGGTAAAATGACCAAGAGACATTTTTCCTCAAAAGGAAATAGAGCCAGCGATAAGTTAGAATTAATTCACTCTGATTTGAGTGGCCCCATGAATATACAAGCAAgaggtggttttgagtattttgtgactttcacagattattactcaaaatatggatacatTTATCTGTTGCGCCGTAAGTCTGAATGCTTTGAGAAATTCAAAGAATTTAAGACGAAAACGGAGAAACGACATGATAAATATATCAAAACATTGCGAACTGATCGTGGTGGTGCGTACCTTTCTGCGAAATTCATTTAATACTTATCAGATTATGGAATTACATCTCAATTATCTGCCCCAGGAATACCACAAtaaaatggtgtggcagaaagaAGAAATAGAACCCTTTTGGAAATGGTTAGATCAATGTTAAGTTATTTTAATTTGCCTTTTTCCTTTTGGGGATATGCCTTAGAAACAACAAATTacattctaaatttggttcttTCAAAGTCAGTACCTTCAACCCTAGCAGAATTGTGGACTGGGCGCAAGCCAAGTTTACGGCACATTCGGGTTTGGGGTTGTCCAGCACATGTGCTGAAACAGAAAGCGGATAAATTGGAATCGAGAACAGAAGTATGCATATTCATTGGATATCCAAAAGGAACTAAAGGAGGTTTATTTTATTGTCCCAAAGAAAAG
Proteins encoded in this window:
- the LOC107831238 gene encoding uncharacterized protein LOC107831238, whose amino-acid sequence is MSSFNPLTSILNQNKLEGPNYVDWKRNLDIVLTAESYKFVITEECPEKPDEDATDDQVKAYDKWVKVDEMIRCYILASMANVLQHPHQSMGSAYDMLESLKEMFGEQNCTSKQTIMKTLLNTKMAKGSSVRDHVLKMMCLLNELEVL